A single region of the Ornithorhynchus anatinus isolate Pmale09 chromosome 6, mOrnAna1.pri.v4, whole genome shotgun sequence genome encodes:
- the ATG4A gene encoding cysteine protease ATG4A isoform X1, translating into MESDYLEEFPETDEPVWILGRQHHLKAEKSKLLSDISARLWFTYRRKFSPIGGTGPSSDAGWGCMLRCGQMMLAQALICRHLGRDWCWEKHKKQPEEYHKILQCFLDRKDCCYSIHQMAQMGVGEGKSIGEWFGPNTVAQVLKKLALFDEWNSLAVYVSMDNTVVIEDIKKMCRLLPQGSGMAQDGPPLHLSALGRSKNASGYCAIWKPLLLIVPLRLGINHINPIYIDAFKECFKTPQSLGALGGKPNNAYYFIGFLGNELIYLDPHTTQTFVDTEENGQVDDHSFHCQQAPQRMKIMNLDPSVALGFFCKEEKDFDNWCSLVQKEILRQQSLRMFELVQKRPSHWPPFIPPAKPEVTMTGAELIESTDKLFELEEEFEILSV; encoded by the exons ATGGAGTCAG ATTACCTAGAAGAATTCCCAGAAACGGACGAGCCCGTATGGATCTTGGGGAGGCAACATCATCTTAAAGCAG AAAAATCGAAGCTGTTGTCCGATATAAGTGCCCGCCTGTGGTTTACATACCGAAGGAAATTTTCACCGATAG GAGGGACCGGCCCTTCATCAGACGCCGGCTGGGGATGCATGCTCCGTTGTGGACAGATGATGCTGGCCCAGGCCCTGATCTGCAGGCATTTGGGAAGAG ATTGGTGTTGGGAGAAACACAAAAAGCAACCAGAAGAATATCACAAGATCTTGCAGTGCTTCTTAGACAGAAAAGATTGCTGTTACTCCATTCATCAAATGG CACAGATGGGCGTCGGAGAAGGGAAGTCCATCGGAGAATGGTTTGGACCAAACACAGTCGCCCAAGTTTTAAA AAAACTCGCTCTATTTGATGAATGGAATTCCTTGGCTGTTTACGTTTCAATGGATAACACGGTGGTCATTGAAGATATCA AAAAAATGTGTCGGCTCCTGCCCCAGGGCAGCGGCATGGCTCAAGACGGTCCCCCCCTTCACCTAAGTGCTCTTGGCCGAAGCAAGAATGCCTCCGGGTACTGTGCCATCTGGAAGCCGCTCTTGCTTATCGTACCTCTTCGCCTGGGGATCAACCACATCAATCCCATTTATATCGATGCATTTAAA gaGTGTTTTAAGACGCCCCAGTCTTTAGGTGCATTAGGAGGAAAACCAAATAACGCCTATTATTTCATAGGATTTTTAG GAAATGAGCTGATCTACCTGGACCCTCACACCACTCAGACCTTTGTGGACACAGAGGAGAACGGGCAGGTTGATGACCACAGTTTCCACTGCCAGCAAGCCCCGCAGCGCATGAAGATCATGAACCTGGACCCTTCAGTGGCTCTG GGCTTTTTCTGCAAAGAGGAAAAAGATTTTGATAATTGGTGTAGCCTTGTTCAAAAG GAGATCCTAAGGCAGCAGAGTTTACGGATGTTCGAATTAGTGCAGAAGCGTCCCTCTCACTGGCCTCCTTTCATACCTCCGGCCAAGCCAGAAGTGACCATGACGGGGGCAG AGCTCATCGAATCGACGGACAAGCTGTTCGAACTAGAAGAAGAGTTCGAGATCCTGAGCGTCTGA
- the ATG4A gene encoding cysteine protease ATG4A isoform X2, translating into MLRCGQMMLAQALICRHLGRDWCWEKHKKQPEEYHKILQCFLDRKDCCYSIHQMAQMGVGEGKSIGEWFGPNTVAQVLKKLALFDEWNSLAVYVSMDNTVVIEDIKKMCRLLPQGSGMAQDGPPLHLSALGRSKNASGYCAIWKPLLLIVPLRLGINHINPIYIDAFKECFKTPQSLGALGGKPNNAYYFIGFLGNELIYLDPHTTQTFVDTEENGQVDDHSFHCQQAPQRMKIMNLDPSVALGFFCKEEKDFDNWCSLVQKEILRQQSLRMFELVQKRPSHWPPFIPPAKPEVTMTGAELIESTDKLFELEEEFEILSV; encoded by the exons ATGCTCCGTTGTGGACAGATGATGCTGGCCCAGGCCCTGATCTGCAGGCATTTGGGAAGAG ATTGGTGTTGGGAGAAACACAAAAAGCAACCAGAAGAATATCACAAGATCTTGCAGTGCTTCTTAGACAGAAAAGATTGCTGTTACTCCATTCATCAAATGG CACAGATGGGCGTCGGAGAAGGGAAGTCCATCGGAGAATGGTTTGGACCAAACACAGTCGCCCAAGTTTTAAA AAAACTCGCTCTATTTGATGAATGGAATTCCTTGGCTGTTTACGTTTCAATGGATAACACGGTGGTCATTGAAGATATCA AAAAAATGTGTCGGCTCCTGCCCCAGGGCAGCGGCATGGCTCAAGACGGTCCCCCCCTTCACCTAAGTGCTCTTGGCCGAAGCAAGAATGCCTCCGGGTACTGTGCCATCTGGAAGCCGCTCTTGCTTATCGTACCTCTTCGCCTGGGGATCAACCACATCAATCCCATTTATATCGATGCATTTAAA gaGTGTTTTAAGACGCCCCAGTCTTTAGGTGCATTAGGAGGAAAACCAAATAACGCCTATTATTTCATAGGATTTTTAG GAAATGAGCTGATCTACCTGGACCCTCACACCACTCAGACCTTTGTGGACACAGAGGAGAACGGGCAGGTTGATGACCACAGTTTCCACTGCCAGCAAGCCCCGCAGCGCATGAAGATCATGAACCTGGACCCTTCAGTGGCTCTG GGCTTTTTCTGCAAAGAGGAAAAAGATTTTGATAATTGGTGTAGCCTTGTTCAAAAG GAGATCCTAAGGCAGCAGAGTTTACGGATGTTCGAATTAGTGCAGAAGCGTCCCTCTCACTGGCCTCCTTTCATACCTCCGGCCAAGCCAGAAGTGACCATGACGGGGGCAG AGCTCATCGAATCGACGGACAAGCTGTTCGAACTAGAAGAAGAGTTCGAGATCCTGAGCGTCTGA